One part of the Botrytis cinerea B05.10 chromosome 8, complete sequence genome encodes these proteins:
- the Bcedc3 gene encoding Bcedc3: MSNQFIGLTMLVTLSSPPGAQLRGIVSSIEPGKSLTLREVTCPSNGKYVPEFTINAAEITELIEARNENVKPPSPVIQQKPAVVPASVAKKFEDPAILSMGRRPGSVISPAVSIQSHSQLESASMERDGSARTVVGRENRRKEQNTSSTLPDSLTSQETHNQAELEHEEAEILEEELDAELAGLSVEPALAKSGRQRTRRRKNQGKKPVERVFQEPIVGPSKNNPGSKGWRQTPLLEPVTSFQPFATLKKSQRRGNRNMDENGWATEEATDVQEMGDFDFAGSLAKFDKKSVFNQMQAEDAIAESDRLVGHNRLPKAKPGTYGGKNLHPTENVLDAPNGATKAPELWKSDADDTDIQEISSQRGSGSGRNSRARRPESKIGNHHRPISRKGSTVPSSQPSRNIPVAPSKPMLYLVPSDRRCEPISALQMLNLENIADAELGLTEDMMTENAGRGIAEVGLSAVNTGGRGLTQGKKSTVPTVVVFAGNNKSGLRAVAAGRHLRNHGLNVVVCVLGLERDSELLVGLRCQIKVFRGFGGKVFTKTELLDFIKTSGAPIDLIIDGLLGLTMSFEELRTGDQAAAYELIEWANRSKAAVLAIDVPTGIDPTSGKVSVIDGRKLYIFARYVVAMGAPKKGLLEAMSMGEGVGDEEKAGLGITSANAKASVEWQLFVADIGLGMAVWKKAGTRVRRGVEFEGSWVLGMRFQSGAVVA; the protein is encoded by the exons ATGTCGAACCAATTTATTGGGCTTACCATGTTGGTGACGTTAAGTTCTCCGCCTGGTGCACAATTGCGAGGCATTGTCAGTAGCATTGAACCGGGTAAAAGCCTGACTTTACGAGAAG TTACATGCCCATCTAATGGCAAATATGTCCCTGAGTTTACAATTAACGCGGCGGAAATTACGGAATTGATTGAGGCTCGGAATGAAAATGTCAAGCCGCCCTCTCCGGTTATACAGCAGAAGCCAGCGGTTGTACCTGCGTCGGTTGCGAAAAAGTTCGAAGATCCGGCGATTCTGAGCATGGGAAGGAGACCTGGATCGGTGATTTCTCCTGCAGTATCGATTCAATCACATTCTCAATTGGAGAGTGCTTCAATGGAACGCGATGGTTCGGCGCGAACTGTTGTTGGTCGTGAGAATAGGCGCAAAGAACAGAATACTTCATCTACCTTACCCGATAGTTTGACGAGTCAGGAAACGCACAATCAGGCAGAGCTGGAGCATGAAGAAGCGGAGATTCTGGAGGAAGAACTCGATGCAGAACTAGCTGGGTTGTCGGTAGAGCCGGCTTTGGCCAAATCGGGACGACAACGAACTCGCAGGAGAAAGAATCAAGGAAAGAAGCCTGTAGAACGTGTCTTCCAGGAGCCAATTGTTGGACCTTCGAAAAACAACCCCGGATCAAAAGGTTGGAGACAAACTCCTTTGCTAGAACCAGTTACTTCATTCCAACCATTTGCAACATTGAAGAAGTCTCAGAGGAGGGGTAACAGGAATATGGACGAGAATGGATGGGCTACTGAAGAAGCAACCGATGTGCAAGAGATgggagattttgattttgctgGTAGTTTAGCAAAATTTGACAAGAAATCTGTTTTCAACCAAATGCAGGCAGAGGATGCTATAGCAGAATCAGACCGCTTAGTTGGACACAATCGCTTGCCCAAGGCAAAACCAGGAACGTATGGGGGAAAGAATCTTCATCCTACCGAGAACGTTTTGGATGCGCCAAACGGTGCTACAAAGGCTCCCGAACTTTGGAAGAGTGATGCTGATGATACCGACATCCAAGAAATAAGTAGTCAAAGAGGTTCAGGGAGTGGTAGAAACTCTCGTGCACGAAGACCAGAGAGTAAAATAGGTAACCACCACAGACCTATTTCACGGAAAGGAAGTACTGTTCCAAGCTCCCAGCCATCACGAAATATTCCAGTCGCACCGTCAAAGCCTATGTTATATCTTGTTCCTTCAGATCGTCGATGTGAACCTATCTCGGCGCTTCAGATGCTTAACCTTGAGAATATCGCAGATGCTGAACTTGGCCTCACCGAAGATATGATGACTGAGAATGCAGGACGCGGTATTGCTGAAGTTGGATTGTCGGCTGTGAACACCGGAGGTCGTGGTTTGACCCAAGGCAAGAAATCTACCGTCCCAACGGTCGTAGTCTTCGCCGGGAACAACAAGAGTGGGCTCCGAGCTGTAGCAGCAGGTCGACATCTCCGAAACCACGGTCTCAATGTTGTCGTTTGTGTCCTCGGGCTCGAACGTGATTCCGAACTTTTGGTTGGACTTAGGTGTCAAATAAAAGTTTTCCGTGGTTTCGGTGGTAAAGTTTTTACCAAGACTGAACTTCTTGATTTTATCAAAACTTCAGGCGCACCTATCGATCTTATCATAGATGGTCTTCTTGGTCTTACAATGTCATTCGAAGAATTACGAACAGGTGACCAGGCTGCAGCTTACGAACTCATTGAATGGGCCAACCGAAGTAAAGCAGCTGTTCTCGCCATTGATGTTCCTACGGGCATTGATCCCACGAGTGGAAAGGTCAGTGTCATTGATGGAcgaaaattatatatttttgcgAGATATGTTGTTGCAATGGGTGCACCCAAGAAGGGTTTGTTAGAAGCAATGAGTATGGGTGAGGGAGTTGGGGATGAAGAGAAAGCAGGATTGGGAATTACAAGTGCAAACGCGAAAGCGAGTGTGGAATGGCAACTTTTTGTTGCGGATATTGGACTTGGAATGGCAGTTTGGAAGAAAGCTGGTACGAGGGTCAGAAGGGGAGTGGAGTTTGAGGGCAGTTGGGTATTGGGAATGAGATTTCAAAGTGGTGCGGTAGTTGCATGA
- the Bcpub1 gene encoding Bcpub1, with protein sequence MADNGAPGSAQLPPPPQTSAGAPGYENGHNSQGNPSHMPPPPLPPVIIPQNTNPIPTAITSPMGENGGVMSPDSAGGFVRRAAPEPNKRALYVGGLDPRVTEEILRQIFETTGHVQNVKIIPDKNGFNYGFVEYDDPGAAERAMQTLNGRRVHQAEIRVNWAYQSNTSNKEDTSNHFHIFVGDLSNEVNDEVLLQAFSAFGSVSEARVMWDMKTGRSRGYGFAAFRERQDAEKALSSMDGEWLGSRAIRCNWANQKGQPSISQQQAMSAMGMTPTTPFGHHHFPTHGVQSYDMIVQQTPQWQTTCYVGNLTPYTTQQDLVPLFQNFGYVVETRFQSDRGFAFVKMDSHENAALAICQLSGYNVNGRPLKCSWGKDKAPTSAGFDGSQQSYSPQAGPTPGGFPGTPNAYFPQYGGMPPQAGPQSAGPMANQQSPGQFAGQQGGYGGPPAQSPAQYSNQPMGYGGPASAGGYGRGAQPTPTAQWSAPATQSYGNGFGGYQG encoded by the exons ATGGCAGACAACGGTGCTCCAGGCAGTGCTCAGctcccaccaccaccgcaGACTTCTGCTGGTGCGCCAGGCTATGAGAATGGCCACAATAGCCAGGGCAATCCCTCGCATATGCCACCGCCACCACTTCCACCAGTTATCATTCCGCAGAACacaaatccaatcccaacTGCTATTACATCTCCTATGGGCGAAAATGGTGGGGTAATGTCGCCAGACAGCGCCGGTGGATTTGTTCGCCGAGCTGCACCAGAACCAAACAAGCGCGCATTATATGTTGGAGGTCTTGACCCAAGAGTCACTGAAGAAATTCTCCGTCAGATTTTTGAGACAACTGGCCATGttcaaaatgtcaaaatcaTTCCTGACAAGAAT GGATTCAACTATGGCTTCGTCGAATATGATGATCCTGGAGCAGCTGAGAGAGCCATGCAAACTTTGAATGGAAGACGTGTCCACCAGGCT GAAATCCGAGTGAACTGGGCTTACCAATCGAACACATCGAACAAGGAAGATACATCAAACCACTTCCACATCTTTGTCGGAGACCTCTCAAACGAAGTGAATGATGAAGTTCTATTACAGGCTTTCTCTGCCTTTGGATCTGTGTCCGAGGCACGTGTTATGTGGGATATGAAGACGGGAAGATCTAGGGGCTATGGTTTTGCTGCTTTCCGCGAACGTCAGGATGCCGAGAAGGCACTAAGCTCTATGGATGGTGAATGGCTGGGCTCCCGAGCTATTCGTTGCAACTGGGCCAACCAGAAGGGTCAGCCATCTATCTCGCAACAGCAAGCCATGTCTGCCATGGGCATGACTCCTACCACACCTTTTGGCCATCATCACTTCCCAACCCATGGTGTTCAGAGCTATGATATGATTGTTCAACAAACTCCTCAATGGCAAACCACTTGCTATGTTGGAAATTTGACACcatacacaacacaacaagaTCTTGTCCCATTGTTCCAGAATTTTGGATATGTTGTCGAGACTCGTTTCCAATCTGATCGAGGCTTTGCTTTTGTAAAGATGGACTCTCATGAGAATGCCGCACTCGCCATTTGTCAATTGAGTGGATACAATGTCAACGGTCGTCCTCTTAAGTGTAGT TGGGGTAAGGATAAAGCACCCACCTCAGCAGGCTTCGATGGCTCTCAGCAAAGCTACAGCCCTCAAGCTGGACCAACTCCTGGTGGATTCCCAGGTACACCCAACGCTTATTTCCCACAATACGGTGGAATGCCTCCGCAAGCTGGACCTCAATCAGCTGGACCCATGGCTAATCAGCAGTCTCCAGGCCAGTTCGCTGGTCAACAAGGAGGATATGGTGGTCCTCCAGCTCAATCTCCAGCTCAATACAGCAACCAACCCATGGGATATGGTGGCCCTGCCAGTGCTGGAGGATATGGTCGTGGTGCTCAACCAACACCAACCGCGCAGTGGAGTGCTCCCGCTACGCAAAGTTACGGGAACGGCTTTGGTGGTTACCAAGGCTAA
- the Bcpub1 gene encoding Bcpub1, whose amino-acid sequence MADNGAPGSAQLPPPPQTSAGAPGYENGHNSQGNPSHMPPPPLPPVIIPQNTNPIPTAITSPMGENGGVMSPDSAGGFVRRAAPEPNKRALYVGGLDPRVTEEILRQIFETTGHVQNVKIIPDKNVGAGFNYGFVEYDDPGAAERAMQTLNGRRVHQAEIRVNWAYQSNTSNKEDTSNHFHIFVGDLSNEVNDEVLLQAFSAFGSVSEARVMWDMKTGRSRGYGFAAFRERQDAEKALSSMDGEWLGSRAIRCNWANQKGQPSISQQQAMSAMGMTPTTPFGHHHFPTHGVQSYDMIVQQTPQWQTTCYVGNLTPYTTQQDLVPLFQNFGYVVETRFQSDRGFAFVKMDSHENAALAICQLSGYNVNGRPLKCSWGKDKAPTSAGFDGSQQSYSPQAGPTPGGFPGTPNAYFPQYGGMPPQAGPQSAGPMANQQSPGQFAGQQGGYGGPPAQSPAQYSNQPMGYGGPASAGGYGRGAQPTPTAQWSAPATQSYGNGFGGYQG is encoded by the exons ATGGCAGACAACGGTGCTCCAGGCAGTGCTCAGctcccaccaccaccgcaGACTTCTGCTGGTGCGCCAGGCTATGAGAATGGCCACAATAGCCAGGGCAATCCCTCGCATATGCCACCGCCACCACTTCCACCAGTTATCATTCCGCAGAACacaaatccaatcccaacTGCTATTACATCTCCTATGGGCGAAAATGGTGGGGTAATGTCGCCAGACAGCGCCGGTGGATTTGTTCGCCGAGCTGCACCAGAACCAAACAAGCGCGCATTATATGTTGGAGGTCTTGACCCAAGAGTCACTGAAGAAATTCTCCGTCAGATTTTTGAGACAACTGGCCATGttcaaaatgtcaaaatcaTTCCTGACAAGAATGTAGGTGCT GGATTCAACTATGGCTTCGTCGAATATGATGATCCTGGAGCAGCTGAGAGAGCCATGCAAACTTTGAATGGAAGACGTGTCCACCAGGCT GAAATCCGAGTGAACTGGGCTTACCAATCGAACACATCGAACAAGGAAGATACATCAAACCACTTCCACATCTTTGTCGGAGACCTCTCAAACGAAGTGAATGATGAAGTTCTATTACAGGCTTTCTCTGCCTTTGGATCTGTGTCCGAGGCACGTGTTATGTGGGATATGAAGACGGGAAGATCTAGGGGCTATGGTTTTGCTGCTTTCCGCGAACGTCAGGATGCCGAGAAGGCACTAAGCTCTATGGATGGTGAATGGCTGGGCTCCCGAGCTATTCGTTGCAACTGGGCCAACCAGAAGGGTCAGCCATCTATCTCGCAACAGCAAGCCATGTCTGCCATGGGCATGACTCCTACCACACCTTTTGGCCATCATCACTTCCCAACCCATGGTGTTCAGAGCTATGATATGATTGTTCAACAAACTCCTCAATGGCAAACCACTTGCTATGTTGGAAATTTGACACcatacacaacacaacaagaTCTTGTCCCATTGTTCCAGAATTTTGGATATGTTGTCGAGACTCGTTTCCAATCTGATCGAGGCTTTGCTTTTGTAAAGATGGACTCTCATGAGAATGCCGCACTCGCCATTTGTCAATTGAGTGGATACAATGTCAACGGTCGTCCTCTTAAGTGTAGT TGGGGTAAGGATAAAGCACCCACCTCAGCAGGCTTCGATGGCTCTCAGCAAAGCTACAGCCCTCAAGCTGGACCAACTCCTGGTGGATTCCCAGGTACACCCAACGCTTATTTCCCACAATACGGTGGAATGCCTCCGCAAGCTGGACCTCAATCAGCTGGACCCATGGCTAATCAGCAGTCTCCAGGCCAGTTCGCTGGTCAACAAGGAGGATATGGTGGTCCTCCAGCTCAATCTCCAGCTCAATACAGCAACCAACCCATGGGATATGGTGGCCCTGCCAGTGCTGGAGGATATGGTCGTGGTGCTCAACCAACACCAACCGCGCAGTGGAGTGCTCCCGCTACGCAAAGTTACGGGAACGGCTTTGGTGGTTACCAAGGCTAA
- the Bcpub1 gene encoding Bcpub1 has product MADNGAPGSAQLPPPPQTSAGAPGYENGHNSQGNPSHMPPPPLPPVIIPQNTNPIPTAITSPMGENGGVMSPDSAGGFVRRAAPEPNKRALYVGGLDPRVTEEILRQIFETTGHVQNVKIIPDKNSKGFNYGFVEYDDPGAAERAMQTLNGRRVHQAEIRVNWAYQSNTSNKEDTSNHFHIFVGDLSNEVNDEVLLQAFSAFGSVSEARVMWDMKTGRSRGYGFAAFRERQDAEKALSSMDGEWLGSRAIRCNWANQKGQPSISQQQAMSAMGMTPTTPFGHHHFPTHGVQSYDMIVQQTPQWQTTCYVGNLTPYTTQQDLVPLFQNFGYVVETRFQSDRGFAFVKMDSHENAALAICQLSGYNVNGRPLKCSWGKDKAPTSAGFDGSQQSYSPQAGPTPGGFPGTPNAYFPQYGGMPPQAGPQSAGPMANQQSPGQFAGQQGGYGGPPAQSPAQYSNQPMGYGGPASAGGYGRGAQPTPTAQWSAPATQSYGNGFGGYQG; this is encoded by the exons ATGGCAGACAACGGTGCTCCAGGCAGTGCTCAGctcccaccaccaccgcaGACTTCTGCTGGTGCGCCAGGCTATGAGAATGGCCACAATAGCCAGGGCAATCCCTCGCATATGCCACCGCCACCACTTCCACCAGTTATCATTCCGCAGAACacaaatccaatcccaacTGCTATTACATCTCCTATGGGCGAAAATGGTGGGGTAATGTCGCCAGACAGCGCCGGTGGATTTGTTCGCCGAGCTGCACCAGAACCAAACAAGCGCGCATTATATGTTGGAGGTCTTGACCCAAGAGTCACTGAAGAAATTCTCCGTCAGATTTTTGAGACAACTGGCCATGttcaaaatgtcaaaatcaTTCCTGACAAGAAT TCAAAGGGATTCAACTATGGCTTCGTCGAATATGATGATCCTGGAGCAGCTGAGAGAGCCATGCAAACTTTGAATGGAAGACGTGTCCACCAGGCT GAAATCCGAGTGAACTGGGCTTACCAATCGAACACATCGAACAAGGAAGATACATCAAACCACTTCCACATCTTTGTCGGAGACCTCTCAAACGAAGTGAATGATGAAGTTCTATTACAGGCTTTCTCTGCCTTTGGATCTGTGTCCGAGGCACGTGTTATGTGGGATATGAAGACGGGAAGATCTAGGGGCTATGGTTTTGCTGCTTTCCGCGAACGTCAGGATGCCGAGAAGGCACTAAGCTCTATGGATGGTGAATGGCTGGGCTCCCGAGCTATTCGTTGCAACTGGGCCAACCAGAAGGGTCAGCCATCTATCTCGCAACAGCAAGCCATGTCTGCCATGGGCATGACTCCTACCACACCTTTTGGCCATCATCACTTCCCAACCCATGGTGTTCAGAGCTATGATATGATTGTTCAACAAACTCCTCAATGGCAAACCACTTGCTATGTTGGAAATTTGACACcatacacaacacaacaagaTCTTGTCCCATTGTTCCAGAATTTTGGATATGTTGTCGAGACTCGTTTCCAATCTGATCGAGGCTTTGCTTTTGTAAAGATGGACTCTCATGAGAATGCCGCACTCGCCATTTGTCAATTGAGTGGATACAATGTCAACGGTCGTCCTCTTAAGTGTAGT TGGGGTAAGGATAAAGCACCCACCTCAGCAGGCTTCGATGGCTCTCAGCAAAGCTACAGCCCTCAAGCTGGACCAACTCCTGGTGGATTCCCAGGTACACCCAACGCTTATTTCCCACAATACGGTGGAATGCCTCCGCAAGCTGGACCTCAATCAGCTGGACCCATGGCTAATCAGCAGTCTCCAGGCCAGTTCGCTGGTCAACAAGGAGGATATGGTGGTCCTCCAGCTCAATCTCCAGCTCAATACAGCAACCAACCCATGGGATATGGTGGCCCTGCCAGTGCTGGAGGATATGGTCGTGGTGCTCAACCAACACCAACCGCGCAGTGGAGTGCTCCCGCTACGCAAAGTTACGGGAACGGCTTTGGTGGTTACCAAGGCTAA
- the Bcpub1 gene encoding Bcpub1 has product MADNGAPGSAQLPPPPQTSAGAPGYENGHNSQGNPSHMPPPPLPPVIIPQNTNPIPTAITSPMGENGGVMSPDSAGGFVRRAAPEPNKRALYVGGLDPRVTEEILRQIFETTGHVQNVKIIPDKNVGASKGFNYGFVEYDDPGAAERAMQTLNGRRVHQAEIRVNWAYQSNTSNKEDTSNHFHIFVGDLSNEVNDEVLLQAFSAFGSVSEARVMWDMKTGRSRGYGFAAFRERQDAEKALSSMDGEWLGSRAIRCNWANQKGQPSISQQQAMSAMGMTPTTPFGHHHFPTHGVQSYDMIVQQTPQWQTTCYVGNLTPYTTQQDLVPLFQNFGYVVETRFQSDRGFAFVKMDSHENAALAICQLSGYNVNGRPLKCSWGKDKAPTSAGFDGSQQSYSPQAGPTPGGFPGTPNAYFPQYGGMPPQAGPQSAGPMANQQSPGQFAGQQGGYGGPPAQSPAQYSNQPMGYGGPASAGGYGRGAQPTPTAQWSAPATQSYGNGFGGYQG; this is encoded by the exons ATGGCAGACAACGGTGCTCCAGGCAGTGCTCAGctcccaccaccaccgcaGACTTCTGCTGGTGCGCCAGGCTATGAGAATGGCCACAATAGCCAGGGCAATCCCTCGCATATGCCACCGCCACCACTTCCACCAGTTATCATTCCGCAGAACacaaatccaatcccaacTGCTATTACATCTCCTATGGGCGAAAATGGTGGGGTAATGTCGCCAGACAGCGCCGGTGGATTTGTTCGCCGAGCTGCACCAGAACCAAACAAGCGCGCATTATATGTTGGAGGTCTTGACCCAAGAGTCACTGAAGAAATTCTCCGTCAGATTTTTGAGACAACTGGCCATGttcaaaatgtcaaaatcaTTCCTGACAAGAATGTAGGTGCT TCAAAGGGATTCAACTATGGCTTCGTCGAATATGATGATCCTGGAGCAGCTGAGAGAGCCATGCAAACTTTGAATGGAAGACGTGTCCACCAGGCT GAAATCCGAGTGAACTGGGCTTACCAATCGAACACATCGAACAAGGAAGATACATCAAACCACTTCCACATCTTTGTCGGAGACCTCTCAAACGAAGTGAATGATGAAGTTCTATTACAGGCTTTCTCTGCCTTTGGATCTGTGTCCGAGGCACGTGTTATGTGGGATATGAAGACGGGAAGATCTAGGGGCTATGGTTTTGCTGCTTTCCGCGAACGTCAGGATGCCGAGAAGGCACTAAGCTCTATGGATGGTGAATGGCTGGGCTCCCGAGCTATTCGTTGCAACTGGGCCAACCAGAAGGGTCAGCCATCTATCTCGCAACAGCAAGCCATGTCTGCCATGGGCATGACTCCTACCACACCTTTTGGCCATCATCACTTCCCAACCCATGGTGTTCAGAGCTATGATATGATTGTTCAACAAACTCCTCAATGGCAAACCACTTGCTATGTTGGAAATTTGACACcatacacaacacaacaagaTCTTGTCCCATTGTTCCAGAATTTTGGATATGTTGTCGAGACTCGTTTCCAATCTGATCGAGGCTTTGCTTTTGTAAAGATGGACTCTCATGAGAATGCCGCACTCGCCATTTGTCAATTGAGTGGATACAATGTCAACGGTCGTCCTCTTAAGTGTAGT TGGGGTAAGGATAAAGCACCCACCTCAGCAGGCTTCGATGGCTCTCAGCAAAGCTACAGCCCTCAAGCTGGACCAACTCCTGGTGGATTCCCAGGTACACCCAACGCTTATTTCCCACAATACGGTGGAATGCCTCCGCAAGCTGGACCTCAATCAGCTGGACCCATGGCTAATCAGCAGTCTCCAGGCCAGTTCGCTGGTCAACAAGGAGGATATGGTGGTCCTCCAGCTCAATCTCCAGCTCAATACAGCAACCAACCCATGGGATATGGTGGCCCTGCCAGTGCTGGAGGATATGGTCGTGGTGCTCAACCAACACCAACCGCGCAGTGGAGTGCTCCCGCTACGCAAAGTTACGGGAACGGCTTTGGTGGTTACCAAGGCTAA